The Candidatus Oleimmundimicrobium sp. nucleotide sequence TACCCGATACTTTTTTAAATGAAAAAATAAGAATGAAAAATGCCGTGCCTGCCGACAGGCAGGAAAAACGATATAGAAAAATTGAAAATGTTAAAAGCAACTTTTAAAATCAGCCTCCAAGATCAGCCACTAGCCCCCAGCCTCTTGCCCTTAGCAAAATAAGGTTATAGGGTAATGGGGAAAACTCTAAAATCATTTGTTATTTATGAGATTGCCACGTTGCCTACAACTCAATGACGAGTGGAAACTTTCCGCCCTTCTCCCCCCGCCAGCAGCGGACAGACGCAACGACGGAATAAATCCAAGGCTTCTTACAATGACATTTTCTCGTCATCATAAGGACTTTAGCCCGTGGTGATCTCTTGAGATTGCTTCGGCTTCGCCTCGCAATGACGGGAAAGAATTAATCCTTACCCTTCTACCCAAAACAACAGTTTTTCACTCTTCGCCCAAATCATTTCTTTTATCCTCCAGCCTTAAATTTGCCGCATTTTCCGGGCTAATAATGCTTTCCCCTGTTTGAGATTCAATTTCCTTTCTTGCTGTTCCTGCAACATGACCGCCTTGCCTGGCGACCTCTTTGTTTCGAGGAAAAGATTTAGGCTTTTTCTTTTTGGATATTTCAGTAGTGGATGCTTCGGCAAGCATGCTTAACACTAACTCAAGATTGGTCATATTATCTCTGAGATTTTGCTTTTTCAGCCCTTTGAGTTTTTTGTATTCCTTAACGTTTTTATCTGCCCAGGCTTTGGTGATTTCATCGGTTAGAATGGCATATTCCAGCCCCTCTTTTATTCCACGTTGCTGCCATTCATCGGTGAGTTCTTTCCTAACTTCAATGCTTTTCAGGCGTTGATTAATCCATTCTTTGGAATAGCCTTTTTTCAGATAGGTTTGCATTGCCCGTTCAAAAGCTAACTCCGGGTCTTCGGTTTCTTTAATGCGGTCATAACCGACTTTTGCCAGCCAAAGCTTAAAGGGCTCTGCTTTGGGAGACGGAATGGATTGAATCGTACGGAGCAAATCTTCAGTAGCAAGGCAATCTGTTTGTCTTTGCTTACCATCAGGAGCGACCATTTTCAACTGTACGATTTTTTCGTACACTTCACTACCCTCTTGTTTTAGTTTGGTTTTTAGGTCAGACCAATATCTTCTGGAGTTTGAGCTGTCGGTCAAAACAGCGACCACATCAACAATGGAAAAAAACCATTGTTCTTTGTTATCGTCCCAATGACGACGGACTTTTTTCTGATTAAACAGAATTATGGAATTTTCTTTTTTCATTTTTCTATCTCCAAAACAACAACTTTTCATTCTTCGCCTAGAAAAATTTGGCTTGCCATTCGAAGTCCAAATATATAAAAATAGCCCTCCTTCGCTTGAAAGCTACGGAAGGGCATTCTTCGCCTCAAGTATGATTAAATTGGCTTGCCATTCGTAGCCCGTTAGGGCGAAGAATGGTGGAGGTGCGGAGAATCGAACTCCGGTCCTGAAACATCTAAATAAGACTTCTACGAGTGTAGCTCATCTTTAGTATTCGCCCTCAAGAACCCAATGAGCGGGGATTTCTTGAAAGCTATCCCGTTACGTTCCCCTAACTCTTACAGGAATAGGAGCTAAAGTAGCTTGCTTGCGACGCCACATCTAAGACCGTAAGCAAATCTTAGAGGACGTGACCGCTTAATTAAGCAGCCAGTGCGTAATTATCGGCGTTTAGTTTAAACGCTCCGGCGGTTTTACGAGGAACCAGAACCTCGACTCGCTTCTCTTATCTCAACATTCCAGTCGAAACCGTTCACCCCCAAACTTAATAATAGAAAGTGAGTAGTAGATTGACTGTTTTTGAGATTGCTTCAGTTGCTACGCTCCCTTCCGCCAGAGGCGGACAAGCGCAATGACGGGGAAGAATTGATCCTTAATCCTTAAACCTTACCCCTTGACTTCCCTTCTACCTTCTACCCTTTAATCTTTCTTTCAGGGCCCGCTCTACTTCACGCTTAGCTGTTTTTTCAGCAATTGTTTTTCGTTTATCGTAAAGTTTTTTACCTCTGGCAAGTCCTAACTCTATTTTAACAAAATTATTAGAAAAGTAAACCTTAAGAGGGATAATGGTATAGCCCTTTTCCTTTGTTTTTCCTATAAGACGCTTTATTTCCATTTTCCGTAAAAGGAGCTTCCTGGTTCTTCTTGAATCCTGCTCCTCAATCCGTCCAAAAGTATATGGAGAAATATGCATATTATGCAGAAAAATTTCATTGCCTTTGATATGAGCAAAGCTCTCTTTAAGACTTATTTTGCCAACACGAATCGATTTAACTTCATTGCCCTGAAGAACAAGCCCGGCTTCATAGGTCTCGTCTATAAAATAGTCGTGATATGCTTTTTTGTTTTGCGCTACAATTTTATTTTTAGCCACAATACTAATCTCCGATCAAAAACTAATTGCTGAAATCCAATAACTAAACTTTCTCTATTCTTCCCCTCCCTCGATGGGAGGGGTTAGGTTTGTCCGCCTCTGGCGGGGGAGGGTAAAACAAACAATTCTTCTTTATCACTTCCAATACCCCATCTATATTCATCAACACTTCATTGTTCCAGAACCTTAAAACTTTAAAACCTTGCCCTTTTAACCACTTGTCTCTTTCTTTATCTTTAATTATTTTTACTGCATGCTATCTGCCATCTGCCATTTATTGTTTGCTTTTGACTCTTGACTGCCCTTTTTTGAGATTGCCGCGACCTGCCTACCGCCGTGCCCGCCTCTGGCGGGGCAGGCAGGTCGCCTGCGGCTTCTCGCAATGACAGAATAAATCAAGGCTTCTTACAATAACATTTTCTCGTCATCACGAGGGCCTTAGCCCGTGGTGATCTCTTGAGATTGCTTCGTCTTCGCCTCGCAATGACAGAGGGAAATTGATCCTACCCTTTAATCCTTTAATCCTTAATCCTAGTTCCTTGCTTTACCCTTTTACTTTCTATACTCTATACTCCATACTCTATCTGTCATTACACTACTGCAAAATCTACTATTCTTTCTTCTATATTAATATTTACCAACTTAACCATTATCCTTTCGCCCAGCCGATATATCTTACCCAACCGCTCGCCACGCAAGAGAAAATGCTCAGAATCGTAAACATAAAAATCGTCGTTTAATGACCTAATATGAACCAATCCTTCTATTGAATTGCTAAGTTGCACAAAAAAACCAAAGCCCGTAACTCCTGTAATCACACCCTTAAACACTTCTCCAACATGCTCACTCATTAATTCGCAAAGTTTAACATTAACCGACTCTCTTTCCGCGTCTTCAGCTTCACGCTCACAAATAGAAATGTGCTCGCATACATCATAAAGCTCCTCGATTAATTTAGTTGATTGTTCCCGCTCACCTTTTGTTTTTAATATTCTTTTAACAAGGCGATGAACAACTAAATCAGAATAACGCCTTATGGGAGAGGTAAAATGAGTATAATGAGATGAGGCCAAACCAAAATGCGGCAGACATTCCGGATAATATTTAGCCTGCTTCATAGCTCTTAAAAGAATTGAGTTTATAAGAAATTTTTCCGGTTTATCGTGAGCAAAAGCAATTATCTTTTGAAGATTTTTCGGATGATTAATTTTTCCTTTTAAGGGATAATCCATTTCTTTTAATAATTCCGCGAGTTGCATTAAAACTTCATAATCAGGCTCCTCATGCACACGATAAACCATAGGAGCTTCCCGGTGATACATAAAACCGGCAACGACTTCGTTGGTAAGAATCATTGCCTCTTCAATGAGCTTTGTCGCAACCGTCCGCTCTCTCATAACCACATCTATCGGTTTGAAGTTTTTATCTAATAAAACCTTAGGTTCAACGGTTTCAAAATTTAAGCTCCCTCTCTTTAACCGTTTTGCATCTAAAATATCACTAAGTTCTTTTAAATCACCAATTAATCTTTCAATTGTCTTATCTTCAAATTCACCCTTCTCAACTTGCTCATCTACCCCTTCATAAGTAAGCCGGGCATCACTTTTTATAACACCCTCAAATATATTAAAGTCTCTTACTTCCCCGGTAGCATCAACAACTATCTCAACAGAGAAAGACAACCTGTCAACTTTTGGATTAAGACTGCAGATACCATTAGAGAGTTTTTGTGGCAACATCGGAATTACCCTGTCTACTAAATAAACACTGTTCCCCCGCTCCCTTGCTTCTTCATCCAACGCGACATTAAATTTAACGTAATGCGAAACATCAGCTATATGGATAATTAAGTTAAAATTACCTTTATCATCCTTAGAAATAGAGATGGCATCATCAAAATCTTTGGCGTCGGCTCCATCAATCGTCACCGTAAAAATATCACGATAATCCCTTCTGTTAGATATTTCGTCAGTTGAAATTGTGTCAGAAATAATTTCAGTTTCTTTAATTACGGCCGATGGAAAACTTAGCGGGAGATCGTGCTCCCTAATTACAATCTCCATCTCAATGTTTGGAGTTGATTTATCCCCTAAAATTTCAGTTATTCTTGCCTTCGCCGGCCTTTTCCCTGTTGGCCATTGTTCGATTTCGCATACTACTAACTGGCCATTTTTTGCTCCAAAAGTTAATTTTGGAGGAATAACAATATTGCAAGATATTTTTTTGTCAGTTGGGAAAACATAGCCGGTTCCCCTTTTAACAACAAACTTTCCGACAATTTTTGTATTGGCCCTTTCGATAACTTTTATTATTTGGCCTTCAATGTTGCCATCTTTAAACCCGCGGCCAAACAAACGAGCCATTACTCTGTCTTTATTCAACGCCCCATTCATCTTTGTTTTGGGAACAAAAACATCATGCGGTTTCGCCAAAATAAATCCATAACCCCTTCTGTTAACCTGAAGACGCCCTACCACGATATTCAACCTCTCGGGTAAGTCATATTTATCTTTTTTTGTCTTTATAATTTTTCCTTCACCCTCAAGCTGATTAAGGGCCTCTTGAATTAAGATAAAGTTGGACTCTCCAATCCTCTCAGCGAATTCAGATAAAGATAGTGGCCGGTATTTTTTACTTTGTATTAAATTAATAATTTCAGACTTAATATCCATAGCTTTTACGCGGCTTCCTTTTTCTTTAACAGCTCTCGTAAAATAGATTTTGCTTTTTCAAGTTGGGAGTCTTCTTCCGTTTCACTTTCTTCATCTATCTCCACAATAAAGTCCGGTTTTATGCCTTCTTCATGAATATCTCTTCCGTTGGGAGTAAAGTAATGCGCGGTTGTTATAACCAAACGTGAACCATCTGAAAGCTTTATAACAGACTGAACGGATGCTTTGCCAAAAGTTTGGCACCCAACCAAAACCCCTCTACCGTGATCTTGAATGGCACCGGCAACAATCTCCGAAGCGCTCGCGCTCCCCTCGTTCACCAAAATTACAAGGGGAATTGTTGAATCCGCCGTACCCTTTGTTTTACAAGATTCAATATTCCCGTTTTTATCTTTTACAGTTACCACAACTCCCGATTCAATAAACTTACTCGCAACATTAATTGCCCCGTCCAAAACTCCGCCGGGATTGTTGCGCAAATCTAAAATTATACCTTTTGCGTTTTCGTTCTTTAATTTTTTAAGAGCAGAATCCAAATCCTCGCCAATTCTATCGTTGAATATATGCAACCTGACATATCCAATATCTTTATCTAAAATTTTAGAAATTACATTTGGAATGAAAATTTTCTCCCGAACAACCTCAAAAACAATTGGCCCATCTATCCCTTTTCTTATTATTGTAAGCACAACCTTGGTTCCTCTTTCTCCCTTAATCAAAGACACCGCTTCCTCAAGAGACATACCATCCGTTAATTTTTCATCTATTTTAATAATTAAGTCTCCGGCTTTAATCCCCGCCTTTTCGGCAGGCGCTCCTTCAATTGGAGAAATAACCGTCAATTTATCATCTTTTAACCCCAGGTACGCACCAATGCCATCGAATTCGCCGTGCATCTCCTCATTTAAGATTTCTGCTTCCTCACCGTTCAAATATCTTGTATATGGGTCACCGAGAGATTCCGCCGCGCCCTTAATGGCTCCACGAATAAGTTCACTATCGGATACATCTTTTACATAATTTTGTTTAATCTCGGAAATTGCTTCTTTTAAAAGGTCCAGAGACGGAACATTTTTGGCTCTAATCTCCAGCATTTTCCCGTGGGTATAAAATCCCGCCGCAAAAACTCCTGTTAAAAAAACTGCTGACAGCAAAATAATCCCAACCACAACTAAAATCTTTTTTTTCACTTAAACACTCCTATTCTAAAACCAGTTCATTGGATTTTTGGGTTCTCCGTTTACCCGAACTTCAAAATGTAAATGAGGGCCCGTGCTCACTCCCGTAACCCCAATTGCAGCAACCTTTTGGCCTTTTTCAACTTTTTGCCCTTCCCGTACATATATAGCGGAAGTATGGGCATAAAGAGTTGAAATGCCTCCACCATGGCTAATTATCAAAGTCCGGCCGTAACCGGTTTTCCAATCCGCGAATAATACCGTTCCGCTTTGAGCCGCGATAATTTTTTGACCATACGGGGCCCCAATATCAATTCCATTATGCATTAGATAAACATGATATACGGGATGCCATCTCATTCCAAAACCGGATGTTACCGGCCCAACTGTTGGCCATTGAAATAAACCGATAGGCCCTGTGGAATTTTCCCCATCTTCAAGCCGCCTTATATAATCTGCTATCTCTTGAGATGATTTTTCAAGCTCTTTTTCAACTTGCTTAAGAGCAGCTTCATCAAGCGATATCTTGTCAAGCACTCTCTTTTTGTTATTTATTTCAGACCTAATCTCTTTTTTCCTATTTTCTCCAGCAATTTTTAAGCTTTCCAACCTCAGCTCTTCCTGTTTTAATATCTCCAACTGTCCTTCAATTTCTTTTTTCTGACTTTCAATTTTAACCTTCTTTTCATTTGTGTTTTTCCTGGTAAGGTCTATTTTAAAAAGCAATGTCGCGTCTTGGTTGACAATTGAATAAAAGAAAGAAAGGCGCTTCAGTAAATCTGAAAAATCACTGGCATTTAAAGCAACTTCTAAATAGACAAGGTCTCCCTGTTTATAAATATTTCTTATCCTTGTGTCTAAAATACCGTTTTGCCTAACGAGCTCATTTTTTAATTCTTCGAGCTCATACTCTGTCTTTTGAAGCTCCTTTTGCGTTAACTTTAATCCATCTTCGACTTCTTCGTATTTCTCAATCGTAAAATTCAATTGCTCGCTTATTTTGA carries:
- a CDS encoding Bro-N domain-containing protein, with amino-acid sequence MKKENSIILFNQKKVRRHWDDNKEQWFFSIVDVVAVLTDSSNSRRYWSDLKTKLKQEGSEVYEKIVQLKMVAPDGKQRQTDCLATEDLLRTIQSIPSPKAEPFKLWLAKVGYDRIKETEDPELAFERAMQTYLKKGYSKEWINQRLKSIEVRKELTDEWQQRGIKEGLEYAILTDEITKAWADKNVKEYKKLKGLKKQNLRDNMTNLELVLSMLAEASTTEISKKKKPKSFPRNKEVARQGGHVAGTARKEIESQTGESIISPENAANLRLEDKRNDLGEE
- the smpB gene encoding SsrA-binding protein SmpB, with the translated sequence MAKNKIVAQNKKAYHDYFIDETYEAGLVLQGNEVKSIRVGKISLKESFAHIKGNEIFLHNMHISPYTFGRIEEQDSRRTRKLLLRKMEIKRLIGKTKEKGYTIIPLKVYFSNNFVKIELGLARGKKLYDKRKTIAEKTAKREVERALKERLKGRR
- the rnr gene encoding ribonuclease R gives rise to the protein MDIKSEIINLIQSKKYRPLSLSEFAERIGESNFILIQEALNQLEGEGKIIKTKKDKYDLPERLNIVVGRLQVNRRGYGFILAKPHDVFVPKTKMNGALNKDRVMARLFGRGFKDGNIEGQIIKVIERANTKIVGKFVVKRGTGYVFPTDKKISCNIVIPPKLTFGAKNGQLVVCEIEQWPTGKRPAKARITEILGDKSTPNIEMEIVIREHDLPLSFPSAVIKETEIISDTISTDEISNRRDYRDIFTVTIDGADAKDFDDAISISKDDKGNFNLIIHIADVSHYVKFNVALDEEARERGNSVYLVDRVIPMLPQKLSNGICSLNPKVDRLSFSVEIVVDATGEVRDFNIFEGVIKSDARLTYEGVDEQVEKGEFEDKTIERLIGDLKELSDILDAKRLKRGSLNFETVEPKVLLDKNFKPIDVVMRERTVATKLIEEAMILTNEVVAGFMYHREAPMVYRVHEEPDYEVLMQLAELLKEMDYPLKGKINHPKNLQKIIAFAHDKPEKFLINSILLRAMKQAKYYPECLPHFGLASSHYTHFTSPIRRYSDLVVHRLVKRILKTKGEREQSTKLIEELYDVCEHISICEREAEDAERESVNVKLCELMSEHVGEVFKGVITGVTGFGFFVQLSNSIEGLVHIRSLNDDFYVYDSEHFLLRGERLGKIYRLGERIMVKLVNINIEERIVDFAVV
- a CDS encoding S41 family peptidase, which produces MKKKILVVVGIILLSAVFLTGVFAAGFYTHGKMLEIRAKNVPSLDLLKEAISEIKQNYVKDVSDSELIRGAIKGAAESLGDPYTRYLNGEEAEILNEEMHGEFDGIGAYLGLKDDKLTVISPIEGAPAEKAGIKAGDLIIKIDEKLTDGMSLEEAVSLIKGERGTKVVLTIIRKGIDGPIVFEVVREKIFIPNVISKILDKDIGYVRLHIFNDRIGEDLDSALKKLKNENAKGIILDLRNNPGGVLDGAINVASKFIESGVVVTVKDKNGNIESCKTKGTADSTIPLVILVNEGSASASEIVAGAIQDHGRGVLVGCQTFGKASVQSVIKLSDGSRLVITTAHYFTPNGRDIHEEGIKPDFIVEIDEESETEEDSQLEKAKSILRELLKKKEAA
- a CDS encoding peptidoglycan DD-metalloendopeptidase family protein is translated as MLQISRKNSIFTIFLTVIIIILFVNPVLSSPIDEAEDEFKSINEQIEENRKKIEETKEEGSALSREISGIDHKLQLSEDQLVKISEQLNFTIEKYEEVEDGLKLTQKELQKTEYELEELKNELVRQNGILDTRIRNIYKQGDLVYLEVALNASDFSDLLKRLSFFYSIVNQDATLLFKIDLTRKNTNEKKVKIESQKKEIEGQLEILKQEELRLESLKIAGENRKKEIRSEINNKKRVLDKISLDEAALKQVEKELEKSSQEIADYIRRLEDGENSTGPIGLFQWPTVGPVTSGFGMRWHPVYHVYLMHNGIDIGAPYGQKIIAAQSGTVLFADWKTGYGRTLIISHGGGISTLYAHTSAIYVREGQKVEKGQKVAAIGVTGVSTGPHLHFEVRVNGEPKNPMNWF